A region from the Mya arenaria isolate MELC-2E11 chromosome 2, ASM2691426v1 genome encodes:
- the LOC128244891 gene encoding uncharacterized protein LOC128244891 isoform X1 → MAAAGVQMKLAVGADSNRSRRTEAMPKVSLFGSSLEMLPEETARSVRGLDPSKISVPRTPGGKGPGQKFSLPEDVRKQLPAAAVLEKSRRDFETQRDKLSKHSDEIRRREEQVLYEQSRVQAPPTSQREAPTDRPQWYNEQDLRGSHEINNIGLNENSNFNRDKYGKRPPVHNYTLIGDVLRPGMDFPRRERSEIQMRNQGYGSGDLRGILAEPTQTKKAPALSARTPRREPMTLPQNIKHQFGSKVCDNVFSDKDVVQKTINDQKEAKAQAQRRRGPVNVPKFIKADVNSDYEMLGNALRMSVAPGYSIDNKVSTTKTAFNDQTHLFRHPDPDKWRYQKDELSKWREARFLQILLSKGWDSILDNAPKFKRDWGPPEPRTKTAPVTQTQAKPQGRRKPKTAPKKADDKKNEGGFEDFVFQTPPVTPPPETIQIKPGNTRDTEFWNMYDKG, encoded by the exons ATGGCAGCAGCGGGCGTACAAATGAAGCTGGCGGTAGGTGCCGACAGCAACCGGTCACGGCGGACGGAAGCCATGCCCAAGGTGTCCCTGTTCGGGAGCTCCCTGGAAATGCTCCCGGAAGAGACCGCTCGGTCGGTTAGAGGCCTTGATCCATCGAAAATCAGCGTTCCGAGAACTCCAGGTGGAAAGGGACCTGGGCAGAAATTTTCACTCCCCGAAGACGTTAGAAAACAATTACCAG CCGCAGCGGTGTTGGAAAAATCTCGGCGCGATTTTGAGACACAGCGTGACAAACTGAGCAAGCACTCGGACGAAATCCGACGTCGGGAAGAGCAGGTGCTATACGAGCAGTCACGTGTTCAAGCCCCACCCACTAGTCAGAGAGAGGCACCCACTGACAGACCCCAGTGGTACAACGAGCAAGATCTACGAGGATCCCACGAAATAAACAATATAGGACTTAACGAAAATAGTAATTTTAACCGGGATAAATACGGTAAACGACCGCCTGTTCATAATTATACTTTGATCGGAGACGTATTGAGGCCCGGGATGGATTTTCCTCGCAGAGAAAGGTCTGAGATACAGATGCGGAATCAGGGATACGGATCCGGAGATTTGAGAGGAATTCTGGCAGAGCCGACCCAGACGAAAAAGGCACCCGCACTTAGCGCGCGCACCCCAAGAAGGGAACCAATGACATTACCCCAAAACATAAAACACCAGTTCGGTAGTAAAGTTTGTGACAATGTTTTTTCGGACAAAGACGTCGTGCAAAAGACAATAAACGACCAAAAAGAAGCGAAGGCACAAGCGCAAAGGAGACGGGGACCAGTAAACGTGCCGAAGTTTATCAAAGCGGACGTGAACTCGGACTACGAGATGCTCGGAAACGCTCTGCGCATGAGTGTGGCTCCCGGCTATTCCATTGACAACAAGGTGAGCACGACGAAGACGGCCTTCAATGACCAGACTCACCTGTTCCGCCATCCAGACCCGGACAAGTGGCGCTATCAGAAGGATGAGCTTA GCAAGTGGCGCGAGGCGCGCTTCCTTCAAATTCTGCTGTCAAAGGGTTGGGACTCTATTCTTGACAACGCCCCTAAATTCAAAAGAGATTGGGGCCCACCGGAGCCGAGAACCAAGACTGCCCCTGTTACACAAACCCAGGCGAAACCGCAAGGAAGAAGAAAACCAAAAACCGCACCGAAGAAAGCAGACGACAAAAAGAATGAGGGTGGTTTTGaggattttgtttttcaaactcCGCCGGTAACGCCACCCCCAGAAACGATTCAAATAAAGCCCGGTAACACCCGCGATACGGAATTCTGGAACATGTATGACAAGGGATGA
- the LOC128244891 gene encoding uncharacterized protein LOC128244891 isoform X2 translates to MAAAGVQMKLAVGADSNRSRRTEAMPKVSLFGSSLEMLPEETARSVRGLDPSKISVPRTPGGKGPGQKFSLPEDVRKQLPAAAVLEKSRRDFETQRDKLSKHSDEIRRREEQVLYEQSRVQAPPTSQREAPTDRPQWYNEQDLRGSHEINNIGLNENSNFNRDKYGKRPPVHNYTLIGDVLRPGMDFPRRERSEIQMRNQGYGSGDLRGILAEPTQTKKAPALSARTPRREPMTLPQNIKHQFGSKVCDNVFSDKDVVQKTINDQKEAKAQAQRRRGPVNVPKFIKADVNSDYEMLGNALRMSVAPGYSIDNKVSTTKTAFNDQTHLFRHPDPDKWRYQKDELSRWAEHNVLRQRMTKAWEAYFVETLQKKNQPQ, encoded by the exons ATGGCAGCAGCGGGCGTACAAATGAAGCTGGCGGTAGGTGCCGACAGCAACCGGTCACGGCGGACGGAAGCCATGCCCAAGGTGTCCCTGTTCGGGAGCTCCCTGGAAATGCTCCCGGAAGAGACCGCTCGGTCGGTTAGAGGCCTTGATCCATCGAAAATCAGCGTTCCGAGAACTCCAGGTGGAAAGGGACCTGGGCAGAAATTTTCACTCCCCGAAGACGTTAGAAAACAATTACCAG CCGCAGCGGTGTTGGAAAAATCTCGGCGCGATTTTGAGACACAGCGTGACAAACTGAGCAAGCACTCGGACGAAATCCGACGTCGGGAAGAGCAGGTGCTATACGAGCAGTCACGTGTTCAAGCCCCACCCACTAGTCAGAGAGAGGCACCCACTGACAGACCCCAGTGGTACAACGAGCAAGATCTACGAGGATCCCACGAAATAAACAATATAGGACTTAACGAAAATAGTAATTTTAACCGGGATAAATACGGTAAACGACCGCCTGTTCATAATTATACTTTGATCGGAGACGTATTGAGGCCCGGGATGGATTTTCCTCGCAGAGAAAGGTCTGAGATACAGATGCGGAATCAGGGATACGGATCCGGAGATTTGAGAGGAATTCTGGCAGAGCCGACCCAGACGAAAAAGGCACCCGCACTTAGCGCGCGCACCCCAAGAAGGGAACCAATGACATTACCCCAAAACATAAAACACCAGTTCGGTAGTAAAGTTTGTGACAATGTTTTTTCGGACAAAGACGTCGTGCAAAAGACAATAAACGACCAAAAAGAAGCGAAGGCACAAGCGCAAAGGAGACGGGGACCAGTAAACGTGCCGAAGTTTATCAAAGCGGACGTGAACTCGGACTACGAGATGCTCGGAAACGCTCTGCGCATGAGTGTGGCTCCCGGCTATTCCATTGACAACAAGGTGAGCACGACGAAGACGGCCTTCAATGACCAGACTCACCTGTTCCGCCATCCAGACCCGGACAAGTGGCGCTATCAGAAGGATGAGCTTA GCCGATGGGCGGAGCACAATGTTTTACGACAGCGCATGACAAAGGCCTGGGAGGCTTACTTCGTAGAAACACTGCAAAAGAAAAATCAGCCGCAATAA
- the LOC128244902 gene encoding thioredoxin, mitochondrial-like isoform X3, translating into MIINIQDEKDFEDRVINSDKPVVADFHATWCGPCKILGPRLEAIIGGKKGKVVLAKIDVDDNMEVASKYKISSIPTVIGFKNQKPFGQFIGLQDDDQIDTFIEKLMG; encoded by the exons ATGATAATCAATATACAGGATGAAAAGGATTTTGAAGACAGAGTTATAAACAGTGATAAGCCAGTTGTGGCAGATTTTCATGCAAC ttgGTGTGGACCGTGTAAGATACTAGGACCTAGGCTGGAGGCAATTATTGGAGGAAAGAAAGGCAAAGTGGTTCTTGCAAAGATTGATGTGGATGATAATATGGAGGTTGCCTCGAAATATAaa ATAAGCTCAATACCCACTGTGATTGGATTCAAAAACCAAAAGCCATTTGGACAGTTTATTGGTCTTCAAGATGATGATCAGATAGACACATTCATTGAAAAGCTTATGGGATAG
- the LOC128244902 gene encoding thioredoxin, mitochondrial-like isoform X2, whose protein sequence is MVTSRVLFRGLSTLRRQFPTRVVSTAAVKSRPLSSLLRQSTHQPHTLPNASSHTRTLCTKGEGMIINIQDEKDFEDRVINSDKPVVADFHATWCGPCKILGPRLEAIIGGKKGKVVLAKIDVDDNMEVASKYKISSIPTVIGFKNQKPFGQFIGLQDDDQIDTFIEKLMG, encoded by the exons AT GGTGACATCAAGAGTCCTTTTCCGAGGTCTTTCAACCTTACGAAGGCAATTTCCCACCAGAGTTGTATCCACAGCTGCTGTTAAGTCAAGACCCCTGTCCAGCCTTTTGAGACAATCAACACACCAACCACACACATTGCCGAATGCTTCTAGCCATACACGGACACTGTGCACTAAAGGAGAAGGAATGATAATCAATATACAGGATGAAAAGGATTTTGAAGACAGAGTTATAAACAGTGATAAGCCAGTTGTGGCAGATTTTCATGCAAC ttgGTGTGGACCGTGTAAGATACTAGGACCTAGGCTGGAGGCAATTATTGGAGGAAAGAAAGGCAAAGTGGTTCTTGCAAAGATTGATGTGGATGATAATATGGAGGTTGCCTCGAAATATAaa ATAAGCTCAATACCCACTGTGATTGGATTCAAAAACCAAAAGCCATTTGGACAGTTTATTGGTCTTCAAGATGATGATCAGATAGACACATTCATTGAAAAGCTTATGGGATAG
- the LOC128244902 gene encoding thioredoxin, mitochondrial-like isoform X1, with product MVTSRVLFRGLSTLRRQFPTRVVSTAAVKSRPLSSLLRQSTHQPHTLPNASSHTRTLCTKGEGMIINIQDEKDFEDRVINSDKPVVADFHATWCGPCKILGPRLEAIIGGKKGKVVLAKIDVDDNMEVASKYKISSIPTVIGFKNQKPFGQFIGLQDDDQIDTFIEKLMG from the exons at GGTGACATCAAGAGTCCTTTTCCGAGGTCTTTCAACCTTACGAAGGCAATTTCCCACCAGAGTTGTATCCACAGCTGCTGTTAAGTCAAGACCCCTGTCCAGCCTTTTGAGACAATCAACACACCAACCACACACATTGCCGAATGCTTCTAGCCATACACGGACACTGTGCACTAAAGGAGAAGGAATGATAATCAATATACAGGATGAAAAGGATTTTGAAGACAGAGTTATAAACAGTGATAAGCCAGTTGTGGCAGATTTTCATGCAAC ttgGTGTGGACCGTGTAAGATACTAGGACCTAGGCTGGAGGCAATTATTGGAGGAAAGAAAGGCAAAGTGGTTCTTGCAAAGATTGATGTGGATGATAATATGGAGGTTGCCTCGAAATATAaa ATAAGCTCAATACCCACTGTGATTGGATTCAAAAACCAAAAGCCATTTGGACAGTTTATTGGTCTTCAAGATGATGATCAGATAGACACATTCATTGAAAAGCTTATGGGATAG